One Nocardioides oleivorans DNA segment encodes these proteins:
- a CDS encoding trypsin-like peptidase domain-containing protein, translating into MRTSPKLLASAAGLALAGGLASVAGPASAAPTWAPAGSAAITPGVQTNTEGSGQCTANFVLTDAAGSVYVGQAAHCSGLGEATDTDGCDAGTLPLGTRVTFNRNGSVLTPGTQVGAGTLAYSSWNTMQSRGETDASTCAYNDFALVKVDAADTGKVNPSIPFWGGPVGIDTTGTATGDRVYSFGNSGLRGGVEQLSPKTGISLGQDAADNGWTHPLYTVTPGIPGDSGSAFLDADGQAVGTLSTLGLAPLPASNNIGDFSRELAYAQQHSGIAGLQLALGTEPFTPVL; encoded by the coding sequence ATGCGTACCTCCCCGAAGCTCCTCGCCTCCGCCGCGGGCCTCGCCCTCGCCGGAGGGCTAGCCTCGGTCGCGGGCCCGGCGTCCGCGGCACCGACCTGGGCACCTGCCGGCTCGGCCGCCATCACTCCCGGTGTCCAGACGAACACCGAGGGGTCGGGCCAGTGCACGGCCAACTTCGTGCTCACCGACGCTGCCGGCTCGGTCTACGTCGGCCAGGCTGCGCACTGCTCCGGCCTGGGCGAGGCGACCGACACCGACGGCTGCGACGCCGGCACCCTCCCCCTCGGCACGCGGGTGACGTTCAACCGCAACGGCAGCGTCCTGACGCCCGGCACCCAGGTCGGCGCCGGCACGCTGGCCTACAGCTCGTGGAACACGATGCAGTCGCGCGGTGAGACCGACGCGAGCACCTGCGCCTACAACGACTTCGCCCTGGTCAAGGTCGACGCGGCCGACACCGGCAAGGTCAACCCGTCGATCCCGTTCTGGGGCGGACCGGTCGGCATCGACACGACGGGGACCGCCACCGGCGACCGGGTCTACAGCTTCGGCAACTCCGGCCTGCGCGGCGGCGTCGAGCAGCTCTCGCCCAAGACCGGCATCAGCCTCGGGCAGGACGCGGCCGACAACGGCTGGACGCATCCGCTCTACACCGTGACGCCCGGCATCCCCGGTGACTCCGGCAGTGCCTTCCTCGACGCCGACGGCCAGGCGGTCGGCACGCTCTCCACGCTCGGCCTGGCGCCGCTGCCGGCGTCGAACAACATCGGCGACTTCTCCCGCGAGCTCGCCTACGCCCAGCAGCACTCGGGCATCGCGGGCCTGCAGCTCGCCCTCGGGACGGAGCCCTTCACGCCCGTCCTCTGA
- the moeZ gene encoding adenylyltransferase/sulfurtransferase MoeZ, with protein MSFAALVEPAADLTIDEVRRYSRHLIIPDVGMTGQKRLKNAKVLVIGAGGLGSPALLYLAAAGVGTLGICEFDTVDESNLQRQVIHGVSDIDKPKGLSAKESIAEINPYVEVVLHEERLDNDNVFDVFRGYDLIVDGTDNFATRYMVNDAAYFLGIPYVWGSIYRFDGQASVFAPMLGEDLPCYRCLYPEPPPPGMVPSCAEGGVLGVLCASIGSIQVNEAIKLLTGIGEPIAGKLMIYDALEMEYRKLKVRKDPNCALCGENATVTELIDYDAFCGAVSDEAAEAAVGSTISVVQLEHMLKERENGERDFVLVDVREPNEAEINHIPGSVLIPKGEFLNGNALTQLPSDKQIVMHCKSGVRSAETLAIVKGAGYADAVHVGGGVVAWVSQIDPSQPTY; from the coding sequence GTGTCGTTCGCTGCACTGGTCGAGCCCGCCGCCGACCTCACCATCGACGAGGTACGGCGCTACAGCCGGCACCTGATCATCCCCGACGTCGGGATGACCGGGCAGAAGCGGCTGAAGAACGCGAAGGTGCTGGTCATCGGCGCCGGTGGCCTGGGCTCGCCCGCGCTGCTCTACCTGGCTGCCGCGGGTGTCGGCACGCTCGGCATCTGCGAGTTCGACACGGTCGACGAGTCGAACCTCCAGCGCCAGGTCATCCACGGCGTCAGCGACATCGACAAGCCCAAGGGCCTCTCGGCCAAGGAGTCGATCGCCGAGATCAACCCCTACGTCGAGGTCGTGCTCCACGAGGAGCGCCTCGACAACGACAACGTCTTCGACGTCTTCCGCGGCTACGACCTGATCGTCGACGGCACGGACAACTTCGCCACCCGCTACATGGTCAACGACGCGGCGTACTTCCTCGGGATCCCCTACGTCTGGGGCTCGATCTACCGCTTCGACGGCCAGGCATCGGTGTTCGCGCCGATGCTCGGCGAGGACCTGCCGTGCTACCGCTGCCTCTACCCCGAGCCGCCGCCGCCGGGCATGGTCCCGAGCTGCGCCGAGGGCGGCGTGCTGGGCGTGCTGTGCGCGTCCATCGGCTCGATCCAGGTCAACGAGGCCATCAAGCTGCTGACGGGCATCGGTGAGCCGATCGCCGGCAAGCTGATGATCTACGACGCTCTCGAGATGGAGTACCGCAAGCTCAAGGTCCGCAAGGACCCCAACTGCGCGCTGTGCGGCGAGAACGCCACCGTCACCGAGCTCATCGACTACGACGCCTTCTGCGGTGCGGTCTCCGACGAGGCGGCCGAGGCCGCCGTCGGCTCGACGATCTCGGTCGTCCAGCTCGAGCACATGCTCAAGGAGCGCGAGAACGGCGAGCGCGACTTCGTCCTCGTCGACGTCCGCGAGCCCAACGAGGCCGAGATCAACCACATCCCGGGCTCGGTCCTGATCCCGAAGGGCGAGTTCCTCAACGGCAACGCGCTCACCCAGCTGCCCAGCGACAAGCAGATCGTCATGCACTGCAAGTCGGGCGTGCGCTCGGCCGAGACGCTGGCGATCGTCAAGGGAGCCGGGTACGCCGACGCGGTCCACGTGGGCGGCGGCGTGGTCGCCTGGGTCAGCCAGATCGACCCCAGCCAGCCGACGTACTGA
- a CDS encoding TetR/AcrR family transcriptional regulator, translating into MPRRERRVQLLESALEVFVAQGYHAAAMDDIAERAGVSKPVLYQHFPGKLDLYLALLDASCDTIIENCREALTSTSDNKDRVAATMKVFYSYVASEEGAFRLVFESDLTSEPDVRERVDRVTIECASLIADVIRSDTGLPDEASELLAVSLVGMAQVSARFWLAGGGEITQDDAAALIAGLAWRGIRGYPMTDDH; encoded by the coding sequence ATGCCTCGACGCGAGCGTCGTGTCCAGCTGCTGGAGTCGGCCCTCGAGGTGTTCGTCGCGCAGGGCTACCACGCCGCCGCGATGGACGACATCGCCGAGCGGGCGGGCGTGTCCAAGCCGGTGCTCTACCAGCACTTCCCGGGCAAGCTCGACCTCTACCTCGCGCTGCTCGACGCCTCGTGCGACACGATCATCGAGAACTGCCGCGAGGCCCTCACCTCCACCTCGGACAACAAGGACCGGGTCGCGGCGACGATGAAGGTCTTCTACAGCTACGTCGCCTCCGAGGAGGGCGCGTTCCGGCTGGTCTTCGAGTCCGACCTCACCAGTGAGCCCGACGTGCGCGAGCGGGTCGACCGGGTCACCATCGAGTGCGCGTCACTGATCGCCGACGTGATCCGCAGCGACACCGGCCTTCCCGACGAGGCCTCCGAGCTGCTCGCGGTGTCGCTGGTGGGAATGGCGCAGGTGTCCGCGAGGTTCTGGCTCGCGGGTGGCGGAGAGATCACCCAGGACGACGCCGCGGCCCTCATCGCGGGCCTGGCGTGGCGCGGGATCCGGGGTTACCCGATGACCGACGACCACTGA
- a CDS encoding DUF3107 domain-containing protein, with protein sequence MEVKIGVQHAQRELVLDTDSTPEDIEKQLGEALAGNGVLHLKDTKGRAVVVPADKIAYVELGSPSAATVGFR encoded by the coding sequence GTGGAGGTCAAGATCGGCGTGCAGCACGCCCAGCGCGAGCTCGTGCTCGACACCGACAGCACGCCCGAGGACATCGAGAAGCAGCTCGGCGAGGCACTCGCCGGCAACGGCGTCCTGCACCTGAAGGACACCAAGGGCCGCGCGGTCGTCGTGCCGGCCGACAAGATCGCCTACGTCGAGCTCGGCTCGCCGTCCGCGGCGACGGTCGGCTTCCGCTGA
- a CDS encoding GlsB/YeaQ/YmgE family stress response membrane protein, whose protein sequence is MGLIWTVVVTVVLGLVIGFLGKAVAPGSRDNIPLWLTVVCGVVGAFVGSYLYYAVFGVSGNNPGGDMYDTSRGMDWWRHVWQVGSAAVLVVVAATITGRHDRDA, encoded by the coding sequence ATGGGGCTGATCTGGACGGTCGTCGTCACGGTCGTCCTCGGCCTCGTCATCGGCTTCCTCGGCAAGGCCGTGGCGCCGGGGTCGCGCGACAACATCCCGCTGTGGCTGACGGTCGTGTGCGGCGTGGTCGGCGCCTTCGTCGGCAGCTACCTCTACTACGCCGTGTTCGGGGTGTCCGGCAACAACCCCGGCGGCGACATGTACGACACCAGCCGCGGCATGGACTGGTGGCGCCACGTGTGGCAGGTCGGGTCGGCGGCCGTGCTCGTCGTGGTCGCCGCGACCATCACCGGGCGCCACGACCGCGACGCCTGA
- a CDS encoding ferritin-like fold-containing protein has translation MSASAEGSPDEDYRLAAIDLLGAIAYGELSAFERLVEDAKMAPGIDDKIAIGAMATAEFGHLQKLVARIAELGADPAEAMQEFRASFEAFHAHTAPADYFEGLIKAYVGDGLAADFYREIAAYLDAETREVIIASLEDSGQTAFIVDRVRAGIAEDHRLGGRLALWGRRLMGEALTQAQRVAGDRDALTALLAGGVDRPGLDLAALGRMFTRLTELHTARMAELGLEA, from the coding sequence ATGAGCGCATCGGCTGAGGGATCGCCCGACGAGGACTACCGCCTGGCCGCGATCGACCTCCTCGGTGCGATCGCCTACGGCGAGCTCTCGGCCTTCGAGCGGCTGGTCGAGGACGCCAAGATGGCGCCGGGCATCGACGACAAGATCGCCATCGGCGCGATGGCCACCGCGGAGTTCGGGCACCTGCAGAAGCTGGTCGCCCGGATCGCCGAGCTCGGCGCCGATCCGGCCGAGGCGATGCAGGAGTTCCGGGCGAGCTTCGAGGCCTTCCACGCCCACACCGCGCCGGCGGACTACTTCGAGGGCCTGATCAAGGCCTACGTCGGCGACGGCCTCGCCGCGGACTTCTACCGCGAGATCGCGGCCTACCTCGACGCCGAGACCCGCGAGGTCATCATCGCCTCGCTGGAGGACTCCGGGCAGACCGCCTTCATCGTCGACCGGGTGCGCGCGGGCATCGCCGAGGACCACCGGCTCGGCGGCCGCCTCGCGCTGTGGGGTCGCCGGCTGATGGGCGAGGCGCTGACGCAGGCGCAGCGGGTCGCGGGGGACCGCGACGCGCTGACCGCGCTGCTGGCCGGGGGAGTGGACCGGCCAGGGCTCGACCTGGCCGCGCTCGGGCGGATGTTCACCCGGCTCACCGAGCTCCACACGGCCCGGATGGCCGAGCTCGGGCTCGAGGCCTGA
- a CDS encoding DEAD/DEAH box helicase: MGVHAQICDALERAGITTPFAIQEMTLSVALLGTDLIGQARTGTGKTLAFGIPVLQRSVAPSDPAYADLPQGKPQALIVAPTRELALQVSGDLALASADMGLRVLTVYGGVGYEPQLEALDAGVDIVVGTPGRLIDLANRRALDLSHVHALVLDEADEMLDLGFLPDVITLLSKTPETRQTMLFSATMPAAIVALARTHMRHPMNIRAESSYENATVPATAQFIYLAHDLDKPEIIGRVLQAEDADKMIVFTRTKRQAQRIAEDLAERGFKASPLHGDMAQVAREKALARFREDKVQVLVCTDVAARGIDVRGVSHVINYTCPEDDKTYVHRIGRTGRAGATGTAITFVDWADVHRWKMINKTLDLPFDEPQETYSTSEHLFHDQGIPAGTKGRIVPPAPPAPKAERTPREGSRGGSRSGGSSRGSGSESGAGSAEKSGDAPRRRNRNRRRTRGGSAVETPNS, from the coding sequence ATGGGCGTGCACGCCCAGATCTGCGACGCGCTCGAGCGCGCCGGCATCACCACCCCCTTCGCCATCCAGGAGATGACCCTCTCGGTCGCCCTGCTCGGCACCGACCTCATCGGCCAGGCCCGCACGGGCACCGGCAAGACGCTGGCGTTCGGCATCCCGGTGCTGCAGCGCTCCGTGGCGCCGTCCGACCCGGCCTACGCCGACCTGCCGCAGGGCAAGCCGCAGGCGCTGATCGTCGCGCCGACCCGTGAGCTCGCGCTCCAGGTCTCCGGCGACCTCGCCCTGGCCAGCGCGGACATGGGCCTGCGGGTCCTCACCGTCTACGGCGGCGTCGGCTACGAGCCGCAGCTCGAGGCCCTCGACGCCGGCGTCGACATCGTCGTCGGCACGCCCGGACGCCTCATCGACCTCGCCAACCGCCGCGCGCTCGACCTCTCCCACGTCCACGCGCTCGTCCTCGACGAGGCCGACGAGATGCTCGACCTCGGCTTCCTGCCCGACGTCATCACGCTGCTCTCGAAGACCCCCGAGACCCGCCAGACGATGCTGTTCTCCGCGACCATGCCCGCCGCGATCGTGGCGCTGGCCCGCACCCACATGCGCCACCCGATGAACATCCGCGCCGAGTCGTCCTACGAGAACGCGACCGTCCCGGCGACCGCGCAGTTCATCTACCTGGCCCACGACCTCGACAAGCCCGAGATCATCGGGCGCGTGCTCCAGGCCGAGGACGCCGACAAGATGATCGTCTTCACCCGCACCAAGCGCCAGGCCCAGCGGATCGCCGAGGACCTCGCCGAGCGCGGCTTCAAGGCCTCCCCCCTGCACGGTGACATGGCGCAGGTCGCCCGCGAGAAGGCGCTGGCCCGCTTCCGCGAGGACAAGGTCCAGGTCCTCGTCTGCACCGACGTCGCGGCCCGCGGCATCGACGTCCGCGGCGTGTCCCACGTCATCAACTACACCTGCCCCGAGGACGACAAGACCTACGTCCACCGCATCGGCCGCACCGGGCGCGCGGGAGCCACGGGCACCGCGATCACCTTCGTGGACTGGGCCGACGTGCACCGCTGGAAGATGATCAACAAGACGCTCGACCTGCCCTTCGACGAGCCGCAGGAGACGTACTCGACCTCCGAGCACCTCTTCCACGACCAGGGCATCCCGGCCGGCACCAAGGGCCGCATCGTCCCGCCCGCCCCGCCTGCGCCCAAGGCCGAGCGCACGCCGCGCGAGGGCTCGCGTGGCGGCAGCCGCTCCGGCGGCTCCTCCCGCGGCTCGGGCTCCGAGTCCGGCGCGGGGTCGGCGGAGAAGTCCGGTGACGCTCCGCGTCGCCGCAACCGCAACCGTCGCCGTACGCGCGGTGGCTCCGCGGTCGAGACGCCCAACTCCTGA
- a CDS encoding ParA family protein: MSPKKPAGPITLAVANQKGGVAKTTSVASIGAALAELGHRVLLVDLDPQACLTFSLGIDPEDLETSVHHVLTQGVDPAEIIIATEDGVDVLPATIELARAEADLLTRTGREHVIKSALEGLADDLADTEEGPYDWVLLDCPPSLGVLTVAALTAADGVLVPLQCETLSHRGVGQLLDTVHDVRRFTNRGLEVWGVLPTLYDGRTNHARTVLETISETYDLEVVEPPIPKTIKFAEAPAAGRSILATSRSSKGAQAYREVAQNLVARASRPKAKKPRKR; the protein is encoded by the coding sequence ATGAGCCCGAAGAAGCCTGCCGGCCCGATCACCCTGGCCGTCGCCAACCAGAAGGGCGGGGTCGCCAAGACCACGTCCGTCGCCTCGATCGGCGCAGCCCTGGCCGAGCTGGGCCACCGCGTGCTGCTCGTCGACCTCGACCCGCAGGCATGCCTGACCTTCTCCCTCGGCATCGACCCCGAGGACCTCGAGACCTCGGTGCATCACGTCCTGACCCAGGGCGTGGACCCGGCCGAGATCATCATCGCGACCGAGGACGGCGTCGACGTCCTGCCGGCCACGATCGAGCTGGCCCGCGCCGAGGCCGACCTGCTCACCCGCACCGGGCGCGAGCACGTCATCAAGAGCGCGCTGGAGGGCCTCGCCGACGACCTGGCGGACACCGAGGAGGGGCCCTACGACTGGGTGCTGCTCGACTGCCCGCCCTCGCTCGGGGTGCTGACGGTCGCCGCGCTCACCGCCGCGGACGGCGTGCTGGTGCCGCTGCAGTGCGAGACGCTGTCGCACCGGGGCGTGGGACAGCTGCTCGACACCGTCCACGACGTACGCCGCTTCACCAACCGCGGCCTCGAGGTGTGGGGCGTCCTGCCGACGCTCTACGACGGCCGCACCAACCACGCCCGCACGGTCCTGGAGACGATCAGCGAGACCTACGACCTCGAGGTCGTGGAGCCGCCGATCCCGAAGACGATCAAGTTCGCCGAGGCCCCGGCCGCCGGACGCTCGATCCTGGCGACCAGCCGCTCCAGCAAGGGCGCGCAGGCCTACCGCGAGGTGGCCCAGAACCTGGTGGCCCGGGCCAGCCGCCCGAAGGCGAAGAAGCCCCGCAAGCGCTGA